A single window of Granulicella mallensis MP5ACTX8 DNA harbors:
- a CDS encoding RNA polymerase sigma factor has protein sequence MSVVEAIVLPGETSRRRPSPFALGLQQAPGSAAEVKSAAGMPKAAAQPGTRAKLSTEQLEARQQQRAEDDELIRAAQKGDRAAFDTLVRRYDRSVLRLALHVLGNEQDAQDVHQDAFIKAYRHLSNFRFECSFYTWLYRIVTNLCLDQLRRRKSRREDPSTVLDSSGDEIDLLANLQDGRAMANPARELERKGMNEAIQSALAELTPRERTVFELKHYQGLKLRTIGEMLSTTEETAKNTLFRATRKLRARLADVR, from the coding sequence ATGAGCGTAGTAGAGGCGATCGTCCTTCCCGGCGAGACCAGCCGCCGTCGTCCCAGTCCCTTCGCCCTCGGCCTGCAGCAGGCACCAGGTAGCGCTGCAGAGGTAAAATCAGCGGCAGGTATGCCGAAAGCCGCCGCACAACCCGGTACGCGTGCCAAACTGTCCACCGAGCAACTTGAGGCACGGCAGCAGCAGCGCGCTGAAGACGACGAATTGATCCGCGCGGCCCAGAAGGGCGATCGCGCGGCCTTCGATACGCTCGTCCGCCGTTATGACCGCAGCGTGCTTCGTCTCGCGCTGCATGTGCTTGGTAATGAACAAGATGCACAGGATGTTCACCAGGACGCGTTCATCAAGGCATACCGCCACCTGTCGAACTTCCGCTTCGAGTGCTCGTTCTATACGTGGCTGTACCGCATCGTCACGAACCTGTGTCTGGACCAGCTTCGCCGCCGCAAGAGCCGCCGCGAAGACCCGTCGACCGTTCTGGATAGCTCGGGCGACGAGATCGATCTGCTGGCCAATCTGCAGGATGGCCGTGCGATGGCCAACCCGGCTCGCGAGCTGGAGCGTAAGGGCATGAACGAGGCCATCCAGAGCGCACTGGCGGAGTTGACGCCACGTGAGCGCACAGTCTTCGAGTTGAAGCACTACCAGGGGCTCAAGCTGCGCACCATCGGCGAGATGCTCTCCACGACGGAAGAGACGGCGAAGAACACGCTCTTCCGGGCAACAAGAAAGTTGCGAGCACGGCTCGCGGACGTTCGATAA
- a CDS encoding alpha-amylase family glycosyl hydrolase — MQILNQRTILLCSVFLLCVPPAIPVAAQTLARPGWAGSGLTQETWWQNAVFYRVQPKNFQDSDGDGTGDLRGVAQRLDYLQTLGVDAIVLESPFDDAGFDDLLSEATSRHVRIVVELAPHHEGGAQQALAEARSWLTRGAAGLYAKSSLFAGPAGTADPLQPLRQLVNGFPGDRILLTDNDPAAATARHGQRGASHELVDFNLGKGAATLENYRSELAAVQASPDIPLVLQLDEQTPPEASLAKIAATMLFASHGPASLHDGQEIGIERASTMQWTPGNITLPKPTEPVAEAPKPTPPPQREDVYTAFVPYVPPPTKPKPRPIDPRTGEPSADPDSLMGFTSGKLPAEASVPGHESLNVAIEDLNPDSLLNFYRRLSQLHHGSPALQTGSLSVLDHNADNALVWVRQAPGVRETGTVIIACNLSSKTTTLSLQNDIERLHLRPGGLRMLLVSDKANMRFQTTQQLTLAPWSVFIGELHSY; from the coding sequence ATGCAGATTCTGAACCAACGGACAATCCTTCTCTGTAGCGTCTTCCTGCTCTGCGTGCCGCCCGCTATCCCGGTGGCAGCCCAGACCCTCGCACGCCCCGGCTGGGCGGGCTCAGGCCTTACGCAGGAGACCTGGTGGCAGAACGCCGTCTTCTATCGCGTCCAGCCCAAAAACTTCCAGGACTCCGACGGAGATGGCACAGGTGACCTGCGCGGCGTTGCGCAACGGCTGGACTACCTGCAGACCCTCGGGGTCGATGCCATCGTACTCGAGTCGCCCTTCGACGATGCGGGCTTCGACGATCTGCTCAGCGAGGCGACCAGCCGCCATGTGCGAATCGTCGTCGAGCTTGCACCCCACCACGAAGGAGGGGCACAACAAGCCCTGGCCGAGGCGAGATCCTGGCTGACGCGCGGAGCGGCAGGGCTCTATGCGAAGAGTTCGCTGTTTGCAGGCCCGGCCGGAACAGCAGACCCCCTGCAGCCTCTCCGCCAGCTGGTCAACGGCTTTCCCGGCGACCGCATCCTGCTCACCGATAACGACCCCGCCGCAGCAACAGCCCGTCATGGGCAGCGCGGTGCATCTCACGAACTGGTCGACTTCAACCTCGGCAAAGGGGCTGCGACTCTGGAGAACTACCGCAGCGAGCTGGCCGCAGTGCAAGCCTCTCCGGACATACCTCTTGTCCTGCAGCTCGATGAACAGACGCCACCAGAGGCTTCGCTGGCGAAGATCGCCGCCACGATGCTGTTTGCCTCGCATGGGCCTGCCTCGCTGCATGATGGGCAGGAGATCGGAATCGAGCGCGCTTCCACGATGCAGTGGACTCCCGGCAACATCACGCTTCCAAAGCCAACTGAGCCCGTGGCGGAAGCTCCCAAGCCAACGCCGCCACCCCAGCGCGAAGACGTCTACACCGCCTTCGTTCCTTATGTTCCTCCTCCCACCAAGCCCAAACCCCGGCCCATTGATCCGAGGACGGGCGAACCAAGCGCCGATCCGGATTCTCTGATGGGATTCACCTCCGGAAAGCTCCCCGCAGAGGCCTCCGTCCCAGGGCATGAATCGCTGAATGTAGCCATCGAGGATCTAAATCCCGATTCCCTTCTGAACTTCTATCGCAGGCTGAGCCAGTTGCACCACGGAAGTCCGGCGCTGCAGACGGGCTCGCTCTCCGTACTCGATCACAACGCCGACAACGCCCTGGTATGGGTACGCCAAGCTCCGGGTGTGCGCGAGACGGGGACCGTCATTATTGCCTGTAACCTCTCGTCGAAAACCACGACACTCTCGCTCCAGAACGATATAGAGCGCCTGCACCTGCGTCCTGGCGGCCTGCGCATGCTGCTGGTCTCCGACAAAGCAAACATGCGCTTCCAGACGACCCAGCAACTGACCCTCGCGCCCTGGAGTGTCTTCATTGGAGAGCTGCACTCGTATTAG
- a CDS encoding helix-turn-helix domain-containing protein, with the protein MKPYLEYIAASKEGSWTLFDRRLPAIPFEWHYNSEYELTLTLNSRGQRFVGDNMSAYDDGDLVLIGPKIPHTWCSSGDCGGGPTHQALVLWFSDAFVQSLIRPHVELRPLQALLENSARAIEFSEEVRARARPMICAMLDQTAEDRLPALLQLLLLLSRDVQARPLTSAPVHAMPDALEERIGRVLSYLHEHYREQNAIHQLSQIAALSRSSLHRLFKLQTGMTTTEYVTRLRIGNACAFLIHTDKPISLIADSVGYRNLANFNRQFKETKGQTPRQFRSAFNSRHPDHLA; encoded by the coding sequence ATGAAGCCCTACCTCGAATACATTGCGGCCTCGAAAGAAGGATCGTGGACCCTGTTCGACCGGCGCCTGCCGGCGATTCCGTTCGAGTGGCACTACAACAGCGAGTACGAGTTGACACTGACCTTGAACAGCCGCGGGCAGCGCTTTGTTGGAGACAACATGTCCGCCTACGATGACGGAGATCTGGTCCTCATCGGCCCGAAGATCCCTCACACCTGGTGCTCCAGCGGAGACTGCGGAGGAGGTCCCACCCACCAGGCGCTGGTCTTGTGGTTCAGTGACGCCTTCGTACAGAGCCTGATCCGGCCGCATGTTGAGCTACGCCCCCTACAGGCGCTCCTTGAAAACTCGGCCAGGGCCATCGAGTTTTCCGAAGAGGTAAGAGCCAGGGCCCGTCCGATGATCTGCGCCATGCTGGATCAGACCGCCGAGGACAGATTGCCGGCTTTGCTGCAACTCCTGCTCCTGCTGTCGCGGGACGTACAAGCGAGACCGCTGACCTCGGCGCCAGTCCATGCCATGCCCGATGCGTTGGAAGAGCGCATCGGGCGCGTTCTCTCCTACCTGCATGAGCACTACCGGGAGCAGAATGCTATTCACCAACTCAGCCAGATCGCAGCTCTGAGCAGAAGCTCTTTGCACCGACTGTTCAAACTGCAGACGGGAATGACGACGACCGAATACGTCACCAGGCTGCGGATCGGCAACGCCTGCGCCTTCCTGATCCATACCGATAAACCGATCTCCCTGATCGCTGATAGTGTCGGGTATCGAAATCTGGCGAACTTCAATCGTCAGTTCAAAGAGACGAAGGGACAGACGCCCCGACAATTCCGCTCCGCCTTCAACTCCAGGCACCCCGACCACCTGGCCTGA
- a CDS encoding ribonuclease HI family protein, whose translation MSSLFPEPSEPRVVEPRKNTASWISAHCDGGARGNPGPSGYGALIQDEAGLVLAELSEFLGIRTNNYAEYSGLLGCLQWALDNGYKNLRVVSDSELMVKQIQGKYKVNSPDLRPLWEEARRRIAQLDGFQISHALRHKNKDADRLANEAMDRGMKRPRAAGETAPTPRATPYPSKSTAPSQPPSLGGVHESPGLASPASAPQKPPAGMLRGFTRDGVVHLLGSASLPDGIFVKIVPE comes from the coding sequence ATGTCTTCGCTTTTCCCCGAACCGTCCGAACCGCGCGTTGTTGAACCGCGGAAGAACACCGCCTCCTGGATCTCTGCACACTGCGACGGAGGTGCCCGCGGCAATCCCGGCCCCTCCGGCTATGGAGCCCTCATCCAGGATGAGGCGGGTCTGGTTCTGGCCGAACTCAGCGAGTTCCTCGGCATCCGCACCAACAACTACGCCGAATACTCCGGTCTGCTTGGCTGCCTCCAATGGGCGCTGGACAATGGCTACAAGAATCTCCGCGTCGTCTCCGACTCCGAGTTGATGGTCAAGCAGATCCAGGGCAAGTACAAGGTGAACTCGCCTGACCTGCGCCCCCTCTGGGAAGAGGCCCGCCGCCGTATCGCGCAGCTCGACGGCTTCCAGATCAGCCACGCCCTGCGCCACAAGAACAAGGACGCCGACCGCCTGGCCAACGAAGCGATGGACCGGGGCATGAAGCGCCCGCGCGCCGCCGGTGAGACGGCCCCAACTCCGCGTGCAACACCCTACCCTTCAAAATCGACCGCACCGTCCCAGCCCCCCAGTCTTGGAGGAGTACATGAGTCCCCCGGTCTGGCTTCACCAGCCAGCGCTCCGCAAAAACCTCCGGCAGGAATGCTTCGCGGCTTTACCCGCGACGGGGTGGTGCATCTGCTCGGAAGCGCGAGCCTGCCCGACGGCATCTTCGTAAAGATTGTTCCGGAATAA
- a CDS encoding fosfomycin resistance glutathione transferase gives MISGINHITFAVSDLDRSFHFYSQLLGLRPIAKWYKGAYLEAGTDWVCLTLDPEARTASLPEYTHTAFTVSTPEFSRLVEQLQKAQVICWQDNRSPGASFYFLDPDGHKLEIHVSNLEDRLRSLKANPPKDLTLFVDVG, from the coding sequence TTGATAAGCGGGATCAATCACATCACCTTCGCGGTTAGCGATCTCGACAGATCGTTTCACTTTTACAGCCAACTGCTGGGCCTACGACCGATCGCCAAGTGGTACAAAGGGGCCTATCTGGAAGCGGGAACCGATTGGGTGTGCCTGACACTTGACCCTGAGGCCCGTACCGCAAGTCTTCCTGAATACACGCACACCGCCTTCACAGTCTCCACCCCGGAATTCTCAAGGCTCGTTGAGCAGCTACAAAAGGCGCAAGTGATCTGCTGGCAAGACAATCGAAGCCCCGGCGCATCGTTCTACTTCCTTGACCCGGATGGCCACAAACTGGAGATTCACGTCTCGAATCTTGAGGACCGTCTTCGCTCATTGAAGGCAAATCCGCCTAAAGATCTGACCCTTTTCGTGGATGTGGGTTGA
- a CDS encoding TolC family protein, with product MTLQRHRFSSAVALAAVLATGHALPAQQTPVSATASLPSAPSAVLALEDTTQGRPAGSGMIFTAPSKTMGPGGIIVELPKDGPLPLSLDDAISFGLERNLRIKYDRANQRTVRGDQYTVINALLPSLSVTAQSSAQQINLAALGFKSSLIAQFGFDPSQFPTIVKVNTTQAQINADQTVFDLSAYELYRGAKREAAVVDLNTLNGRGNLVLAVSTAYLKVLADQATLTNAQAEEESAKTLFEQATDRLKAGVGIRLDALRAQVEYQQRDQSSISAATQLAEDTIQLNRIMGLPAGQQLQLTDTAPFQQLADMDLDQAKATAYQHRKDFLSLQAEADVYGRELRAVKYQRLPTLAFNGFYGVLGETGGLYHGVFTAQGSLKFPIFREAAQRGEEQQVSAQITNLRQREADLRVAIDSQIRSAMLDVNAANELVKVAQSNVELAKQELSDVRDRFTAGVDTNLEVVDAQATVTGANAQLVSALYQYNVAKLQLARNTGVVETRYRTYLGK from the coding sequence GTGACTTTGCAACGACATCGATTCTCTTCAGCTGTAGCGCTGGCCGCTGTATTGGCCACGGGCCACGCCCTACCGGCGCAGCAGACTCCGGTCTCGGCGACGGCCAGCCTGCCTTCGGCCCCCAGCGCTGTGCTGGCACTGGAAGACACGACGCAAGGGCGACCCGCTGGGTCGGGAATGATCTTTACTGCTCCCAGCAAGACCATGGGACCGGGCGGCATCATTGTTGAGCTTCCCAAAGACGGTCCTCTGCCGCTTTCGCTGGATGATGCGATCTCGTTCGGCCTGGAGCGCAACCTGCGCATCAAGTACGACCGCGCGAACCAACGCACCGTACGCGGCGACCAATACACTGTCATCAATGCGCTTCTGCCCTCGTTGAGCGTCACAGCCCAAAGCAGCGCGCAACAGATCAATCTCGCGGCCCTGGGTTTTAAGTCTTCGCTCATTGCCCAGTTTGGCTTTGATCCCAGTCAGTTCCCCACTATCGTCAAAGTCAACACCACGCAGGCGCAGATCAACGCCGACCAGACGGTGTTCGATCTATCGGCTTACGAGCTCTATCGCGGCGCAAAGCGCGAAGCAGCCGTCGTCGACCTGAACACACTGAATGGTCGCGGAAACCTCGTACTGGCCGTTAGCACCGCTTATCTAAAGGTCCTCGCCGACCAGGCCACGCTGACCAATGCGCAGGCTGAAGAAGAGTCGGCCAAAACGCTCTTCGAACAGGCCACCGATCGCCTCAAGGCCGGCGTCGGCATCCGTCTCGATGCTCTCCGCGCCCAGGTGGAATATCAGCAGCGCGATCAATCCAGCATCTCGGCGGCAACCCAGTTAGCCGAAGACACCATCCAGCTCAACCGCATCATGGGCCTGCCCGCCGGACAGCAGCTTCAACTCACCGATACGGCGCCGTTCCAACAGCTTGCGGATATGGACCTCGACCAGGCCAAAGCAACGGCCTACCAGCATCGCAAAGACTTCCTGAGCCTGCAGGCGGAGGCCGACGTCTACGGGCGCGAGTTGCGCGCCGTGAAGTATCAACGCCTGCCGACCCTGGCCTTCAACGGCTTCTACGGCGTTCTGGGTGAAACCGGAGGCCTGTACCACGGCGTCTTCACGGCCCAGGGCAGCCTGAAGTTCCCCATCTTCCGGGAAGCCGCACAGCGTGGAGAAGAGCAGCAGGTAAGCGCCCAGATTACGAATCTGCGGCAGCGCGAAGCTGACCTGCGCGTCGCCATCGACTCCCAGATTCGTTCGGCGATGCTCGACGTGAACGCTGCGAATGAGCTGGTAAAGGTAGCGCAGAGCAACGTCGAACTCGCCAAACAGGAGCTCTCCGATGTGCGCGACCGCTTTACCGCGGGCGTCGACACGAACCTTGAAGTGGTGGACGCACAAGCGACGGTGACAGGCGCGAATGCACAGCTTGTGAGCGCGCTCTACCAGTACAACGTGGCCAAGCTGCAGCTCGCGCGTAACACCGGCGTCGTCGAGACGCGTTACCGTACCTATCTGGGCAAGTAA
- a CDS encoding glycosyltransferase gives MPLRVAYFPDSFHEVNGVAHTSRNFVAFAQRHGLPFLCVRAGRRANAFEQEGELRTLELGRSGLAVSLEQDLHFDTLFFRYRDLISQTVRDFQPDVIHITGPSELGIFGAYFAWKLGIPLAASWHTNVHEYAARRMRWLTRHMGNAGKSLDHATETATLDATSRFYRLAKVLYAPNPELCALLERKTDRPCYLMQRGVETDLFTPAKRTRGEDGEIVLGYVGRLSVEKNVALLPRVDAELRARGVAAKWLIIGHGSEEAVLRRELPESTTFAGVLRGDTLAEAYANMDLLVFPSHTDTFGNVVLEALASGVPAIVTPDGGPAHIVRDGQTGRVATDAAFAGVIAETLTQPEQFAAMRTAAREYAMGCSWDAVFERVYAAYPTSR, from the coding sequence ATGCCGCTGCGGGTTGCGTACTTTCCGGACAGCTTTCATGAAGTCAATGGCGTTGCGCACACCAGCCGCAACTTCGTCGCCTTTGCGCAAAGGCATGGGTTGCCGTTTCTGTGCGTCCGCGCAGGCCGCCGCGCCAATGCCTTTGAGCAGGAAGGCGAACTGCGCACGCTGGAACTGGGCCGCAGCGGGCTGGCGGTGAGCCTTGAGCAGGACCTCCACTTCGACACGCTGTTCTTTCGCTATCGCGACCTGATTTCGCAGACCGTGCGCGACTTTCAGCCGGACGTGATCCATATCACGGGCCCCAGCGAACTGGGTATCTTTGGCGCGTACTTTGCCTGGAAGCTCGGCATCCCGCTGGCTGCAAGCTGGCACACGAATGTGCACGAGTACGCCGCGCGACGGATGCGCTGGCTGACGCGCCACATGGGCAATGCTGGCAAGAGTCTGGACCATGCCACCGAGACCGCTACTCTGGATGCGACCTCGCGGTTCTATCGCCTGGCCAAGGTGCTCTATGCTCCCAACCCCGAACTCTGCGCGCTGTTGGAACGCAAGACCGATCGGCCCTGTTACCTGATGCAGCGTGGAGTTGAGACGGACCTCTTTACTCCCGCGAAACGCACGCGCGGGGAGGACGGAGAGATCGTGCTCGGCTACGTCGGAAGGCTCTCGGTAGAGAAGAACGTCGCGCTGCTGCCTCGGGTCGACGCTGAGTTACGCGCCCGAGGGGTTGCTGCGAAGTGGCTCATCATCGGCCACGGTTCGGAGGAGGCTGTCCTGCGCCGTGAGCTGCCGGAGTCGACGACCTTTGCTGGAGTGCTGCGCGGCGACACGCTGGCCGAGGCCTACGCGAACATGGATCTGCTCGTATTTCCTTCGCACACCGACACCTTCGGCAATGTGGTACTGGAAGCCCTGGCGAGCGGGGTTCCTGCCATCGTGACGCCGGATGGCGGCCCCGCGCATATCGTGCGCGATGGACAGACTGGACGTGTGGCGACCGACGCCGCGTTTGCAGGCGTGATCGCCGAGACGCTCACGCAGCCCGAGCAATTTGCAGCGATGCGAACGGCCGCGCGGGAGTATGCGATGGGCTGCTCGTGGGACGCGGTCTTTGAGCGCGTCTATGCGGCGTATCCGACCAGCCGGTAA
- a CDS encoding phytanoyl-CoA dioxygenase family protein produces the protein MNQTAVMDEKAVGKPGDNKLTPAISRESLHLIQKKLPLRVLSEDDFAHWQTYGFVVVKQAVPRANVEALKKLLWEFQEMDPNDTSTWNAGQLRDHAMKELNNSGMVEIYNHQALWDNRQKQRVYDAFVDIWDDEKLWVTIDRANLNTPNRSGRAFSGFIHTDVDTTLEPLPVNVQGVLSLVDVDGETGGFQCVPELFHTFEEWKKLQPEGRDGFRPNVEGFEVYPVPMKAGDLMIFNSLLAHGIRPNTSEDKVRMAQYISMTPAAESNDELRERRIQSWRERRAPEGFAFPGDPREWERTKYETAALTPLGRKLLGLDSWS, from the coding sequence ATGAACCAGACAGCAGTGATGGACGAAAAGGCAGTGGGCAAGCCCGGCGACAACAAACTCACGCCGGCAATTTCTCGGGAATCCCTTCACCTGATCCAGAAGAAGCTGCCTCTGCGGGTGCTTTCCGAGGATGACTTCGCGCACTGGCAGACCTACGGCTTCGTGGTGGTCAAACAAGCTGTGCCCAGGGCCAACGTCGAAGCCCTGAAGAAACTCCTCTGGGAGTTTCAGGAGATGGACCCGAATGACACGTCTACCTGGAACGCGGGTCAACTGCGCGATCATGCGATGAAAGAGTTGAACAACAGCGGCATGGTGGAGATCTACAACCATCAGGCCCTCTGGGATAATCGGCAGAAACAGCGCGTTTACGACGCATTTGTGGACATATGGGACGACGAAAAGCTCTGGGTCACGATCGATCGTGCCAACCTGAACACGCCCAACAGGAGTGGCCGAGCCTTCAGCGGCTTCATCCATACTGACGTCGACACGACGCTCGAACCGCTTCCCGTCAATGTGCAGGGGGTTCTCTCCCTGGTGGACGTCGATGGCGAGACGGGAGGCTTTCAGTGTGTGCCGGAGCTCTTCCACACGTTTGAGGAGTGGAAGAAGCTCCAGCCGGAGGGACGCGACGGCTTCAGGCCTAATGTCGAGGGGTTCGAGGTGTATCCCGTGCCGATGAAGGCCGGCGACCTCATGATCTTCAACAGCCTTCTGGCCCATGGTATCCGTCCGAATACTTCGGAGGACAAGGTGAGGATGGCGCAGTACATCTCGATGACACCCGCGGCGGAGAGCAATGACGAGTTGCGCGAGCGAAGGATTCAGTCGTGGAGGGAACGCCGGGCACCGGAGGGGTTTGCCTTTCCGGGGGATCCGCGCGAGTGGGAGCGGACGAAGTACGAGACAGCTGCCCTTACTCCCCTGGGTCGTAAGCTGCTTGGGCTTGATTCGTGGAGTTGA